The Candidatus Poribacteria bacterium genome segment CGTTTGGCAACAGGCTTGACCTCTGGGGCAATCCGTTTCACAATCTCTTTTGCACTAGTGCGGAGCGCATTGTAGGTTGGATTAGTTAAGAGGCGGTGCAAATATTTTGAGAAGGCACCGACCGTCTGGGAAATAGACATCTGGTTATCATTGAGGATGACGAGCATATCTTTTTTGAAATCGCCGGCTGTATTTAGCCCCTCAAACGCCATTCCCCCTGTCAAACCGCCATCGCCGATGACAGCGACCACCTTGTAATCTTCGTTGTTGAAGTCACGAGCGGTGGCAACCCCCAACGCCGCCGCAAGCGAGGTGCTTGAATGACCGGCACCAAACACATCGTACTTGCTTTCTGCTCGACTGAGAAATCCACTGATACCACCATACTGGCGAAGCGTCGGGAATGCATCGCGGCGACCAGTGAGGAGTTTGTGTGGGTAAGCCTGATGTCCGATATCCCAGATCACTTGATCACGCGGGGTATCGAACACATAATGGAGGGCGATTGCTAATTCAACTGTCCCTAAGTTGGGTGCAAAGTGTCCGGGATGTTCTGATAGCACCGAAAGAAGATACCCACGCATCTCTTCAGCGAGTTCTTTCAGTTCATTGATATTTAGCGATTTGAGATCCGTAGGTGAATCAATTTTTTGTAAAAGCATTCCAAAGCTCCTTGTGACAGTCAGATTTCTCCTTCATCTTCCACTTCAAACGGTGCCGTTTCAAATACATCTTCATCGACTTCAGCCAGTTGTTGCACACGCAATTCCGCCGCATCAAGTTTTTCTCGGCAGAGTCGAGTCAGACGGATACCTTCCTCGAAAGCTTGCAGTGACTCATCCAGAGTCAAGGCATCCCCCTGCTCAAGCTGGGCAACTGCCTCTTCAAGTTTAACTAAGGCTTCCTCGAAGCTTATATCTTCAGACATCTATCTCTCCTTTCAACACACGACATGCTAACTGCCCCCGCGAAAGTCGGAGGTGAACCTCTTCGCCAACGTGAACCTGTGCAGCATCTGTCACTGTGTTTCCGCTTGAATCTTTGCAGATGCTGTATCCACGAGCCAACGTTGCTAAGGGGCTTAATGTATCTAACTGAGCAGCAGCGATTTGCCACGCTCGTCGTTTTCCGCCCAACTGTTGTACGGCCGCTCGCTGTCCTCGAATGTCTAGCTGATCGATCGCCTGTCGAAGGCGGTTGATAGCATCGATCCGATGTGTTGCCGGGATACGGCTCTGTATATTTTCCAGTTTTGTTCGGACGATATCAACTCGTCCAGCGATGCTTCGCACTAAACTGGACCTGACAGCAGCAAGCTGCTGACGAAGTTCATCCTGATCTGGGACGATGTTTTCAACCGCTGCAGAAGGCGTTGGAGCGCGATGATCCGCGACAAGATCTGCAATGGTAACATCCGTCTCATGCCCTACAGCAGATACAATCGGGATATTCGACGCAAAGATTGCGCGCGCAACAACCTCTTCGTTAAACGCCCACAGATCCTCGATAGACCCACCGCCCCGACCGACAATGAGGAGATCCATCCCCGGTAGACGGTTCATGCACGCGATAGCATGGGCAATTTCTGCCGCCGCATCCTCCCCTTGTACACGAGTTGGAAATAGCAGCACTTCCACTGCGGGATAACGCTTTTGCAACATTCGGAGAATATCACGGATAGCTGCCCCTGTTGCGGAGGTGATAAGACCAATCTTTTGGGGAAATTTTGGCAGCGGCTTTTTATGAATCGGATCAAACAACCCTTCTTTGGCAAGTTGTTCCTTGAGTCGCTCGAAAGCCAACTGCAACTCTCCCACGCCGGCAGGCACGATACGTTCACCAATAATTTGATACTGACTGCGCGCATCGTAGATGGTAAGCCGCCCGTTTACAAGCACGGCATCACCGTTCTGCATCGGAAATCGCAGACGCGAGGCAGCAGGACGAAAGATAGCACACTGAATCTGGCTATTGTTATCTTTGAGCGTAAAGTAGACATGCCCAGAGGAAGGACGCCCTAAGTTCGAGATCTCGCCCTCAAGCCATAAATCTTGGAGCATCGGATCCGATTGCAAAATGCCTTGCAGGATCTGTGTAATTTCGTGGACTTTGTAGATCTTACCTGTTGGAAACATCATGAGCAAATATATAACCTAAAAATATGATGATTTCACTACTGTGCCTTGACCACGTCGCTCATTGGGAGGCGAACACGCTGAATGGAGAGTGCCTTACCGCTCTCATCATCCAATTCCAAAATAACCCCACAGAGGATGATGTTGCCGCCTGCAACTTGATAACGGCGGGGCAGCATTGTCCGAAAACGCTCAATCACCTCTTCCTTTTTCATGCCAATCACCGAGTCGTGAGGACCTGTCATGCCAACATCTGTGATATAAGCGGTGCCTTGCGGGAGAATCTGCTCATCGGCTGTCTGAACATGTGTATGAGTACCCACGATAGCACTCACTTTTCCGTCTACATACCAACCCATTGCGATCTTCTCCGCGGTCGCTTCTGCGTGGAAATCGAGCAGAATAAAACGGGTCCGTGCTTGGATCTGTGGAAAGATAGCATCAAAGGTATGAAACGGATTCTCGTAGCTGTCCATATAAAGCTGTCCCGCGATATTCATTACACCGATCCGCGTGCCTGAAGCTGCTGTGGCAACGAGCCAACCGCGTCCGGGTGTACCTTTCGGGAAATTCGCCGGGCGGACCAGATTCGGCTCAGTATCAATGAACCTAAAGATGTCACGATTATCCCAGACATGGTTTCCTGTCGTTATGATGTCAGTCCCCCAATCTAGGATTTCGTCGAGCACCGATTGAGTCAACCCTTTGCCACCGGCGGCGTTTTCCCCGTTGACGATGACTGCATCGAACCCGCCTGCCTTTTCAGTCAGATATGGCAGTAGGTTCGCAACAGCTTTTCGGCCGGGGGACCCAACGATGTCTCCAATGAATAGTATTTTCAATATTACCTCTCAATCAAATCTTGTAAATCCTTGATGATAAATTCCGGCACTAGAGTGCTATGATTAATCCGATTTATGCCTGTGTTAATCCATACCGATGATAAACCCGCTGCTCTCGCACCTGCAATGTCATGCTTCAAGCTATCCCCGACAAAGACGATTTTTGAACGGTCGACATCAAGGACTTCTATTGCTTTTGCAAAGATATGTGGAGAAGGTTTAATGCAGCTATGATCTGAAGAAAAAATAATAACATCAAACAGGTTACGGATTCCAACTCTTTTAAATTCACCCAAATAAAGATCACTTGAGGACCAAATGTTCGACACAACTCCTAGTCTACGCGTCTCGTGAAGCCGGTGCAAAGCCTCTGCATGTGTGGCTGGAATCGTTCCAACCTCGTGTATCGCAAAAACCTGTGTTAGCAATTGAATCTCATCCACCGGAAGGTCTTTCGATTCAGGTAACACCTTCAGATAGCTGAAAACCGAGGAGAACCAATCATAACAGTTTGGGTTTTCATAATCAGCCAGCATGTTATCGAATAGCACGGAGATTGTGCGGCGTATTTCTCCATTGCTTAACAGATTGCCACCGATCTGACGATACGTCGCGCCATAATCCTCAGTATCAGAGAACCGGTCGACATCAAACATAAAAGTGTGTGACACATCAAGCAGAATAACATCAAACGGATTAATGAATCGTGTGTGCATTTGTGGGCACCCATCATCAGATCCAAAGGTTCTTAAATCATAAACTCAATATAAGCATATGCTAGGACCATCAGCTTAGATAGCGAGATCCAGTGTTTGGATAACGTGCAATTACTAAGCCATACCTGATCGCCGATTAGGATATTCCCTAGAAGTGTATCTAAATTCTCCTCAATTTTAATGTGTTTCACACACTCATTGCTAATCCTGTGTCAATCGCTCCAATTCCGTCAACGTAAAAACCGACGCGAGCGAACATCCAATCTCCCCCAGATTCTCACGTCCACCACTCTCTCGATCAATGACGCAAAAAGCCTGCTCAATCTTTAGTCCAAGCTCCCGCATTTGGGATACGGAGGTCCGTATCTGTCCAGCGGTTGTAACCACATCCTCTATCACCAACGCCGTATCGCCCGTTTGAAATCCACCCTCTACCAAATTGCAGGTGCCATAAGTTTTGGCTTCTTTACGGACATACAGACACGGTTTTCCTGTTTTGAAGGACAGTCCGGTCGCCAGCGGAACACCACCCAATTCTAGACCGGCGAGTCTATCGAAAGAAGGGGGTAAAAGTTTTTGCAACTCATCCACAATTGCCTCCAATATGATCGGATTACTTTCAAAGCGGTACTTGTCCCAATAAAATGAGCTGGTTTGTCCAGACCGCAGTTTGAATTCTCCGGTCAAATACGAAGCGGCTCTAATCTGTTTCGCAAGATCTCTTTTGTCCATAGAGTTCCTTTACCGGGCATGTTTGACTTCCCAAGCAGTAAAGCAAACGAGTAAATGGGCAGACCGGCAACCCATTTACTCATGAACTGATCTAACCACCTAACTCTGCCGCCACCGATTTCACATAAGAGACGCTTTTTCCATCGCCGTGGAATTGATCGCCGAGACGCATACCTTCGATGGCGAGATAACCGCTGTAGCCTGCATCTAACATCGCCGAGATTGCGAACCGATAGTCAATATCACCATCGGGAATCGGGGCTTGCAACAGGATCGACTTTTCAAGATCGGGGATATGAACGCGATTCAGATTCTTGCAGTGCCAATAATTGCAATGGGGCGCAAGCGCAGCGATGGCATCTTCGCACGATTCCTCTGGGATGTCATAGGTCCAATAGATGTTACCGAGGTCAGGGTTGATGCCGACGTTGGGTTGATCGATGAGTTCCAATAGATGTAAGGCAGTTGAACTGTTATCAACTATCGTGTTCTGGTGGATCTCGATCGAAAGTTCCAGCCCCTGATCGGCGGCGACCTTCGCAGCCTCAGCGAGTCCACGGGCAGTGCGCTCATAATCCTCTGCTCTTGCAGTCCGGCTAGACCCTTGGGATATCCGCTCCCCACGATATGTACCGATTCCTCGCGGATCCGGTGCCGGACCACCGCCAACTGTTGAATTGACCACACCAGCACCAATCTGTGCAGCAAAACCGATAATTTGCTCCCACTGCTTACTTGCTTTCGTAGCGGTAAGTGGATTTATAAAGCTGCCGCCGCCACGTATGGCAACACACGGCATACCGGCATCTTCAAGTTCAGATCGGAGGGATGCGATGTCCGGTTGGTCTAGCAAGCTCGCACCTAACTCAATACCCTCAAAACCGATCTCTCTTGCTTTTTTCAAAAATGCGCTGCGATGTTCCTTTGATCCGATACCTGCGTCTTGATGTGGGTACAATACCCCTCGACGAAACGCATAAGCGACTTTCATTGAATCACCTCGTAAGAAAATTTGCGCGGAGCAAGTTGTCACCTATTTGCCCCTTTGCATCATTTTTCAAAAACTGATATAATATCTGTTTGAACTAAACCAACTAATGGGCTTACCAATAATAGCATAGATGGTGGGGAAATTCAATCGCAATTTAATTCAAGAGAAGGAAACAATTATGGCAACCATCGCAATTGGGGGGATTTTGCACGAATCTAACACGTTCAGCAACGTGCCGACAAACCGTGCTGCATTTGAATCCGGGTATCTGATCTTTGGTAACGACATCCTTGATGTATGGGAAGAATCCCATCATGAGATTGGCGGTTTTATCGAAGGTGCATCAACATACGACTGGGACTTACACCCAACCCTGATGGCTGCTGCA includes the following:
- the dxs gene encoding 1-deoxy-D-xylulose-5-phosphate synthase, which encodes MLLQKIDSPTDLKSLNINELKELAEEMRGYLLSVLSEHPGHFAPNLGTVELAIALHYVFDTPRDQVIWDIGHQAYPHKLLTGRRDAFPTLRQYGGISGFLSRAESKYDVFGAGHSSTSLAAALGVATARDFNNEDYKVVAVIGDGGLTGGMAFEGLNTAGDFKKDMLVILNDNQMSISQTVGAFSKYLHRLLTNPTYNALRTSAKEIVKRIAPEVKPVAKRIEAALKPGTLFEEFGFRYFGPLDGNDLEALLPVLEGVRSLHQPILLHVVTQKGKGYSLAETDSATFYSVSGKFDLETGKSLVPKSPIPTYTNIFSSTLIELAKQDSQIIAITAAMPNGTGLDKFQEVFPDRFFDVGLAEQCAVTFAAGLATQGVKPVAAIYSTFLQRGYDQLVHDVCIQNLPV
- a CDS encoding exodeoxyribonuclease VII small subunit, whose amino-acid sequence is MSEDISFEEALVKLEEAVAQLEQGDALTLDESLQAFEEGIRLTRLCREKLDAAELRVQQLAEVDEDVFETAPFEVEDEGEI
- the xseA gene encoding exodeoxyribonuclease VII large subunit, which codes for MMFPTGKIYKVHEITQILQGILQSDPMLQDLWLEGEISNLGRPSSGHVYFTLKDNNSQIQCAIFRPAASRLRFPMQNGDAVLVNGRLTIYDARSQYQIIGERIVPAGVGELQLAFERLKEQLAKEGLFDPIHKKPLPKFPQKIGLITSATGAAIRDILRMLQKRYPAVEVLLFPTRVQGEDAAAEIAHAIACMNRLPGMDLLIVGRGGGSIEDLWAFNEEVVARAIFASNIPIVSAVGHETDVTIADLVADHRAPTPSAAVENIVPDQDELRQQLAAVRSSLVRSIAGRVDIVRTKLENIQSRIPATHRIDAINRLRQAIDQLDIRGQRAAVQQLGGKRRAWQIAAAQLDTLSPLATLARGYSICKDSSGNTVTDAAQVHVGEEVHLRLSRGQLACRVLKGEIDV
- a CDS encoding TIGR00282 family metallophosphoesterase, coding for MKILFIGDIVGSPGRKAVANLLPYLTEKAGGFDAVIVNGENAAGGKGLTQSVLDEILDWGTDIITTGNHVWDNRDIFRFIDTEPNLVRPANFPKGTPGRGWLVATAASGTRIGVMNIAGQLYMDSYENPFHTFDAIFPQIQARTRFILLDFHAEATAEKIAMGWYVDGKVSAIVGTHTHVQTADEQILPQGTAYITDVGMTGPHDSVIGMKKEEVIERFRTMLPRRYQVAGGNIILCGVILELDDESGKALSIQRVRLPMSDVVKAQ
- a CDS encoding HAD family hydrolase; protein product: MHTRFINPFDVILLDVSHTFMFDVDRFSDTEDYGATYRQIGGNLLSNGEIRRTISVLFDNMLADYENPNCYDWFSSVFSYLKVLPESKDLPVDEIQLLTQVFAIHEVGTIPATHAEALHRLHETRRLGVVSNIWSSSDLYLGEFKRVGIRNLFDVIIFSSDHSCIKPSPHIFAKAIEVLDVDRSKIVFVGDSLKHDIAGARAAGLSSVWINTGINRINHSTLVPEFIIKDLQDLIER
- the pyrE gene encoding orotate phosphoribosyltransferase, with the protein product MDKRDLAKQIRAASYLTGEFKLRSGQTSSFYWDKYRFESNPIILEAIVDELQKLLPPSFDRLAGLELGGVPLATGLSFKTGKPCLYVRKEAKTYGTCNLVEGGFQTGDTALVIEDVVTTAGQIRTSVSQMRELGLKIEQAFCVIDRESGGRENLGEIGCSLASVFTLTELERLTQD
- a CDS encoding sugar phosphate isomerase/epimerase, giving the protein MKVAYAFRRGVLYPHQDAGIGSKEHRSAFLKKAREIGFEGIELGASLLDQPDIASLRSELEDAGMPCVAIRGGGSFINPLTATKASKQWEQIIGFAAQIGAGVVNSTVGGGPAPDPRGIGTYRGERISQGSSRTARAEDYERTARGLAEAAKVAADQGLELSIEIHQNTIVDNSSTALHLLELIDQPNVGINPDLGNIYWTYDIPEESCEDAIAALAPHCNYWHCKNLNRVHIPDLEKSILLQAPIPDGDIDYRFAISAMLDAGYSGYLAIEGMRLGDQFHGDGKSVSYVKSVAAELGG